Below is a genomic region from Scomber scombrus chromosome 3, fScoSco1.1, whole genome shotgun sequence.
GTGCGTGAACACACACGTATTTAAGCAAACACTGTACTATGCCTACTCATGAACACCAGTGGGGAGTGCGCCCTCACACCTGCAGCCTGTCAGCCTCCCACCCACCTCAGCTACTGaaatgtcagagagagagagagagaaagagagcgagagagaggacAGACCAGAATCAAGAGCTCTATTAGCTAAGAAGCTtcagaaaatataaatcatttacGCATTAATCACAGTCACTGGTGAATTAGGGCAGGGATAGAGGGTGTATTGAGAAATACAGGCAACACATTTGATCTCCTTCATAATAGTTTTTGTGTGTACTTGCAATACTTTCACCACAGTAATTTCAAATTGGTCCAACAACGTCAGAAATGTTGCAAGGAGGTGTGAAAACCAACAAGGCACTAAAACTGCGTTGTGAGGGAACTGAAAGTATCTGAGCAAGGTGAGACAGGGGACATTGTTGTTCAACTTGGCTGGTACAAACAGTGGCCATCTCAGTTTTTAAGCATCTGAATAAACAACATTGGGCTGCCACATTCCTGACTTTATTTTGTTataccttttctctctctctctctctctctctctctctctctctctctctctctctctctctctctctctctctctctctctcttcatattTATGGTATGTTTAAAGTCAATATAATGTTAAAAGAATGCTAATTCTGGAGGCTGAAACAAACAACCTGCAGATGCTCTGTAGGCAGAGTGatgtctccatctagtggctTCTGAGTCTCATATCCATAGACATCATGTGGTTGTTATTTCAATTCTCTGCTATACTTCGTACTGGTAaagcttcacttcacttcaatGAAATAATCTCTTCCCATTCATCCAGGGTGTCTGGTGGGGAACTGTTTGATCGTATCATAGAAAAGGGCTTCTACACAGAGAAAGATGCCAGTATGCTCATTCGCCAGATTCTGGATGCTGTCAAATACCTCCATGACATGGGCATTGTGCACCGTGACCTAAAGGTCAGTTTGGGGGTTACAGATATAACTGAAGTTagctttcaaatgttttttaaaacttcaaccataaatgctgaaaaaaatgtatcacaatGGATCTCTGTACTGATtcctttttaaactttaaattataGTGTGTTCCTGCTAAAATTAAACCAAATTTGTTGTCTTTAACATCCCTTCTGTAAAAGCATATAATCCTACTGTGGGGAATAGTAATTATACATGTGGTAGAGGTGTGTTTCAGCATTTCAAGCTTTtcaatgataacattttatttacatccCTGGTTTTGGTGTTGTCCTATTTCATCACAGCCAGAGAATCTGCTCTACTACAGCATGGATGAAGACTCCAAGATCATGATCAGTGACTTTGGTTTGTCTAAAATCGAGGGCTCTGGCAGCGTGATGTCGACGGCTTGTGGAACACCTGGATATGTCGGTAAATAAATCCGATACTGTCCTAAATGAGGAAAACGAGAATTATGTGTGGTTAGCGTTTAATCCAACTGGCATTGTAATACATGTAACACATCTAAAATCAAcaactgttttttaaaggaatCATGGTCGTCCTGTCTTATATAAGGTATTGAATgatctttatttcttttcagcCCCTGAAGTTCTGGCTCAGAAACCCTACAGTAAAGCAGTGGACTGCTGGTCTATTGGTGTCATATCATATATTCTGTGAGTTAAAAAACCTTTACCCAGCCTGCACTGAAACAACTTTAACTACTACTTTAATAGTAGTAAAATGACATCATTCCTCTCCTGTGTATCTCAGGTTGTGTGGTTACCCTCCTTTCTATGATGAGAATGACGCCAAACTATTTGAACAGATCCTGAAGGCAGAATATGAGTTTGATTCTCCTTACTGGGATGATATCTCTGATTCAggtacagtaaatgtttttctaCCAACGAAAATATTTGCAGTTATATGGTATACCCCTTAACCTCTGATCTACCTGTTCAGTTTTAAACTGATGTTGTAAAATCATATataaatctgatgtttttttaaattacagctaAAGACTTCATAGTCCACCTGATGGAGAAAGACCACAATATACGTTATACCTGTGACCAGGCTCTGCAGCACCCCTGGTAGTAGTCATAATTGTTataatgcaaaaacacataaactCAGCCTTGATACTCCAACTTTAGTGATTTAACTGTTGTACAGGTTGGGAATGTTGTACAACCCTTGGTGCTTATGAAATCCTGATTATGACTTTTCCTTACTCCTCTGTCTGTCAGGATCGCTGGGGATACTGCCCTGGACAAAAACATCCATGAGTCTGTCAGTGCACAGATCAAGAAGAACTTTGCAAAAAGCAAGTGGAAGGTAAGTACTTCCAATTTAAgcactttgatttttttagcATTATCAATGCTCTATGACCTTTTTTGGTGTACATGGAGAGAGTATAGTTTAGCtacaataaaaagtaaaatcttGGTCTCAACTGCAGAAATCACTCCTTTTGTACTAATGTTCAGATATAGCCCATTGCAAGGTTGTTCTGACTGTTAGCAATTGCCACAAATCTTCAGGCCAGTTGTTCTAAGCCTGAGAACCCCTCAACAGAGTAATGAGGTTTCTTCATATTAAAGAATCACAAGCAAAACAATTGTGGGGAACCACTGCTTCAGGCTACTGTCCAAGATCCTGTTGGTCAGCTTGTTGGTCAAACTTTCCGCTGAATTAGATTCTACTGTCCTTTGTTTTATATCACATCTGGGGCTTTCCCTCTGCAGCAAGCATTCAACGCCACAGCCGTGGTTCGCCACATGAGGCGTCTTCAGCTGGGCACCAGCCACGAGGGAACAAATCCACAGCACGCAGGTAACAATTTGGGGGTTTAGTTTGAAGTGTTGCAGGATTCCCTGTAGTTATTAGTTTATCTCAAACACTCTGGGATGACTGTAAATTCAGAACAGAAATAAAGTTTTTACCACTTGTCAAAAACTATTGGTTCTAGATAGGCGTACTGATGAAAGGTTTATAATAAACAGCGACAATACTAATAGtttgtcttccttctctctcagaGGCTTGTTGTGAGGGAGGGTGCACCCAGAACGTCGACGGTGGAGCGGACACTCTGTCCAACTGCAGCTACCGCTGCCACCCGACCAGCAGGGTGTGATCCCTGCGCCTGCTCCACTTACCTGTTTAATCGATCCCAGTGACTTTCCAATTTTAACCCCCTCGGTGGAACCAGAGGCACCATCTCCCCCTTTACCTGGTTAGGAATACAGCGTCATTCCAACCTCTTGCCTGCAGGGGGAGCAAGCCTGTCCAGCCTgagaaggaagaaataaaatgcatgaaaaggaggaggggagagacatgatgattatgatgatggtgatgatgatgcacCACAGTGGATCTGTTTTACAGACTGGTAGTTTGGGAATAAGTTGAAATGGTGAGAGGACacaaaggaaggaggagaagataAACTCCTCCACCAGCGTGTCAGggggtttggttttttttgccaaGCAGGATAGAGCTTGTTGGACACTGTTTTTACTCATGATTTTTGACTCAacttgtgtctttgtttgtttcgttttatatatttttgtgttgtctttttaaCTAGACTTCATAGTGTAAATCCAGAAACAATATCTGCATGACCAGGAGAGAATTTCCCCATGCATTTTTTGTTATCTTTAAAATATACCCTGTTGAAGTGATGCAGCTTCACCTTGCAAATGATGGTGTGTCTTGTACAAAGTCCATCAAGGCAGAAAGGCATAGAGAATTTTGATATTTCATCTTCAGTATTTTAACTGAAGATGAAAActtataatttaacatttatgctgcaaagtaaacaaagatctgcatttttttgtctttaagttGTGCTTTTAGACAATCAGTGACTGAATAGTTTTTGCAAAGAAAACTCCATCTATCTACTATGTAGCCTTTTATGTGGTGATAGTGTTTCCATACAGTggtaaaaggttttttttaaggacaaGGCTTTCCCCTTCTCCTTTTTTCAACCCCAAACCTCTTAAACCACTCGAGCACAGGGATATATCTTTGTCTAAGGTGCCTTTaggatatacagtatgatgGGTTTATTTTCAGGGGGAGCTTCTGAAACGTTGTGTCTCTTTCTGCACTGTTCATACAGCACTGactatttctgtcacttcaTATTTTGTAGGTACCacatttacagctttaaaacacagttttatgtttttttctcaaagttaAATACTATAATTTTAGAGGGGAGACCTGCACACATATTGTCATAGTGGTCAATGTCTTTAAAggtcctttttttcatttaaactggtttaatattacaatatccaacaAAAGCTAatgaaattaataaaacaacaattcagAAGAAGCATTGATCAGTGTGCTCAGCCTTCCTCAAGACTCAGTAGGACTAAGTAGGTTGTGtggatgcaaaaaaaacacaaaatttgaTATGCATCTGTCACCATGTACTGTAATCGTACCATCGTTTTTCTTCTTACATTCTTTAACAGGCACACGTAGTCTGTTTAGAAATGTAGAATAGAGAATGTAAATATGCATCAGATTGACTCACTCATCATCTTTACtgcttcttttattttcatttgtcattCATTCAGctctctctaaaaaaaacacatagcaACGCTGGTTATTTTACTGGCTTTTATAAAGAATCCTCTAATggatattgttgaaattgcagtAAAAGTGATACTGAGATCTTTCATTGACATGAACTTCATCCACCATCTCATCACTCAATCTCTGAAACGTTTCTGTTGAAAATGTTCATACTCTCTGCTACAAAAGCATAGACTTTTGGTACTGATGTGATGTTTGCATGACGTGGCTTAACATTTGTGAATCCCATGATTAACACTGAATTGTGTGTGAAAGAACTAGTTTAAAATCtttcttctccccccccccccccccccccccccaatgcgAGTAATTAAAAGGCATCTTTTTGACAGGTTAGAGCAAGTTCCATGTGCAGcttgaaaaaaagtatttctgaGCTTTATCTGCGTTTCTATTGGGTAGGTCTGGTAGTGTATTTGGACAGTAATGTAACTGGTGACTCCAAACTGTAAAGTGtagttaaaaaagtaatttctttTTCAGGGGTTTTCAGTGtaaattgtttttgtgtcttatGAATTACTTTGACAGAGGAATATCCAAACAGGCACAAGAAGTCTGACGCATGGAGGCAGTCGTCGTCCACACTCTCGTGAATGTTGGCAGACCGACATTATCAAATTTAAATCCCCTGTCATCTGGTTAAGCACCTGTACTTTGCCAACTGATGCACTGAAGTGCTCAACTTAAAATGGTACCCACAGATTCTAAAAGCAAAAGTTATTTGAGGGCAAAAGGGAGAGAGCATCTCTTGGTGTTTTGGAAACAGAAACCTGAAGATTTTTACATTCCAGCGCAATGAAGAAATACATAACCATGTAGTATCTCATTACCTCACCTCTCAACCGACATGGAAGGAAAATAGCAGGGGTGATCATTTAAAGCTCAGTCTTGCCCTCAATGGTGCTTAACTACAGGGTGTTTTGATTAATTAGTTGTGCTTTCAGACTGATCATTAATTACCACAgcttttgcattaaaaaaatgaccaTTTCATTCatgggtttttgtgtgtaaagGTTATCTCCTTTAGTTGTGCTTCAATCTT
It encodes:
- the camk1b gene encoding calcium/calmodulin-dependent protein kinase type 1, with product MPLGDECHAWKKKTSDVKEKYDFKEILGTGAFSEVVLAEEKRTQKLVAIKCIPKKALEGKENSIENEIAVLHKIKHTNIVSLEDIFESKTHLYLVMQLVSGGELFDRIIEKGFYTEKDASMLIRQILDAVKYLHDMGIVHRDLKPENLLYYSMDEDSKIMISDFGLSKIEGSGSVMSTACGTPGYVAPEVLAQKPYSKAVDCWSIGVISYILLCGYPPFYDENDAKLFEQILKAEYEFDSPYWDDISDSAKDFIVHLMEKDHNIRYTCDQALQHPWIAGDTALDKNIHESVSAQIKKNFAKSKWKQAFNATAVVRHMRRLQLGTSHEGTNPQHAEACCEGGCTQNVDGGADTLSNCSYRCHPTSRV